The genomic window GCATGATACTCGTACCGAGCGAGATGCTCGACATAATACTTAAGCGTGAAAAGCTCGAAAATGTCAGCGAGGAGATAAACGTATATCTTGAGGAGGTGGGGTCATGACCAAGGAGCTTATATGCATAAACTGCCCCATGGGCTGCGCTCTCACAGCCGAGGTAGAAAACAATGAAGTTATATCGGTAAAGGGCAACACCTGTCCGAGAGGTGAAAAATACGCAAAGACCGAGCTTATTGCCCCTGTACGCACAGTCACCACCACTATGATGACAGACAGCGGCAAGCCGATACCTGTAAAGACACAGTCACCTGTCCCGAAGGAGAAGATATTCGATGTCGTAGCTGCAATAAAGGCACAGACTGCCCGGCTGCCGGTCAGCATGGGCGATGTGGTACTCTCCGATGCAGCAGGCACCGGGGTGGACATAGTCTGCGGAAGGAGTATGCTTTAGGCAGGTGTAACGCTGCGCTCAGTGAATAGTGAATTGCGCCAAAGGCGTACACCCGAAGGGTCGAGGTGGCGCATGAGCCGACAAAGCCGGCTCGAAAGCCCCTCGGTGTACCCTATGGGAACGAGAGGGCTGCCTTGAAGGTAAGCACCCGGACGTTTCAGCTCAGGGCAAGGGCTTTGCCTATCCCTACGCTACGGTAGGGGGGCTTTCCGGTCGCCCCCCTGCGTCAGCGAAGCTGCCGCCACCCCCTTCGGGGATATCCCAACACTTACGACAAGGAAGAAGAAGACGAAGACAGCCCACTTCGGACTTGCCTTTCCTCAGTCACATACCGCCCGAATGGGCATCTCGTCGGCGTAAGCCGACACCACAACTGTTACCTGTTACCTGTTAACTGTTAACTGACCAAGCGGCGCAATGCATTATGCATTATGCATTCTTAATTAAAAAAGCCAGCCTTGCGGCTGGCTTTTGCTGTTATATCTGCTCGACCGTGTAGCCTTTTTTCTGAAGGAGGTCGATTATGCCGCCTTCGTTCAAAAAGTGGGCAAGGCCTACCATGAAGAAGGTGTTGTTGTGCTCTTTTAAGAGCTTTTCGGCAGCGTCTGCCATGCCAGTGTTTCGGTCGTAGAACATCTCTTTAGCGTATTTCTCAAACAGCTTTTTCTGCTCGTCATTTTCAAAGCCTTTGCTCTCGGCATCAAACTCGCCTGTGACAAGCTGTGTGACAGTTTCGATGTCGCCCGACTTCCACGCAGCGTACATCTCTCTGTTGTTCTCAACGACTGCCTCGTAGCTGTCGCCGTTGTATCCGCCAAGCAGCAGGTCATAAAGCTCGTCGGAGAAGTTCATCAGCATATCGAACTGGAAATCCGCCCCCTCGACCTCATATACCTCCTTGCCGTCTTCGTGCGCCTGAGTGCTCAGCGTGATGTCAAGCCCCTTGTACGGGTCGAGCCCGAGGGCTCTTACGACATACGTTTCGCAGACCGTCAGGAGCATCCACGGCTTGTATTTCTTGTACTTATCCATAGTGCCTGCACCGTCGGCTTTTTCTAAAAAGGCCGTCAGCCCGTCCACCGTCTCGGCAGAAAGGTGCTGCGCTATCGTCTCGCCGCTGTCGCTGTAGAGCGCCTGATTGGTAAGGTTCAGCTGCGTTGTAAGATCCTTGCTGAATGCGTAGAGGTCCATTTCGCAGGCCACCACCTCGGCGGCGTTATAGCGCTCCGTTATCCTGTCAGGCAGGGGGTAGCAGTCATCACTGAGTGCGTGCATAGTGCCTATGAGCGTCATCTCGTGGCCGTCGCTCGAAGTCACCTTCCACATAAGCGGCGTGATATCCTCATGCGTCTGCTCATCGGGCTGCGAGCTTGAGTCAGACACTGACGTATTATCCTGCGGCAGCGTCACGGTGGCACGGGTAGTGGTCGTGCTGCTGTCGTCTGACAAGCTGCTTTCAGATGATGACGAGCTGCTCCCTCCGCCTAAAGAGCAGGAGGTGAGCATCACGGCTGCCGTTATTAATGACAAAAACGCCTTTGTTTTTCTGAACATAATAGCATTCTCCTTAGAAGGCTTAGTCCTCGTTGCTTGCTTCCTTCTGCTTCTTCTTGCCGAAGGAGAGGGTCATGGTGAATATCCTGTCGCTTGTGAAGACCTTTACTGCAAAGCCCATGCACACTACGAGAAGCACTGCCTGATATGCAAATCCGCCCCAGAAAAGCGACATCTTGCCGAGCATTACGTTCTGTGTTGCCATGAATGTATGTGTGAAGGGTATTGCGTATACCACATATTTGAGTGCCGGGCTAAGAGTTGAGATATCAACGAACATCGACAGCATATAGGGTATCATTGCGAGTAAGGATATAGGCATTATGTAAGACTGTGCGCTCTTTGAATCCTTAACGAGCACGCCGAGCACGAGGGATACGGAAAGTGTGATAAGGATAGTCAGAAACATCTGTATGCCCACCAGCACATAGTCGCCTACCGACATGGTAAGGCCTAAGTTTTTGAGTATCTCGTCAAGATTATCGACAGACTCAGAGGTCATGTTTGACAGCGAGCTTGTCATCTTATTCATGCCGAACATATAAACTATCGCATTAAGGCCTGCAACAACGCCTGCTGCGAGCATCTTTGCAGAGAGCACCGAAAGTCTTGAAACAGGTGCAGAGAGCAGTGTTTCGAGGGTCTTGTCGAGCTTTTCGTTCGCAACTGCGTTGAGTATCATCTGAGAAGAATAGATAACGAGCACGAACACCATGATAGGCAAAAACATATTGCTCATCTGTGTTGCGCTGACAACGAGAGCTGCCGACACCTTCTCTGACTTATCGCCTACTATAGTTGTCTCCTCGACTGTAACAGGTGCTTCGAGCATTGTCACTTCCTTATCGAGAAGTGCGCCCGAGTTGACCTTTGATGAATAGAATGCGCTCTTTACAGCCGCATTGATAAGAGAAACTGCATTTGACGAGCCTGTTGAAACGTTAGACATAGTCGAGAGCGAGTTCATCTTTGTGATATACAAAAGAGTAGCCTGCTCATTGTTTTCGATAGACTTTGAAAAGCCCTCGGGGATTATCACCACGTTTTTGATATCGAGCCTGTCAAGCTCAGATGCGTAGTCATCGCCCTTTACATCGACGTATTTTACATCGTTCTTTTCGCCGCCGGCAGGGTTTTCAAGGAAGCTGAGCACTGCCTTGGTGAATTCCGTGTCATCGAGGTTGCAGATAGTTATCTCGCCGCTTGCCTCCTGCGCTTCTTCAACTGCGCCTGACATGGCACTGCCTGCCATCACCATTGCTACGACTGTGAATATCATGGTCATAAGTGTGGTGAGCGTGAGCATTTCCTTAAGCTCTTTTTTGAAAAGGATCATGAATTTCATCACAGCTTCACCACCCTTTCAAATACTTCTTCAAGGTTCTGCGCTTGGTATTTTTCTATGAGCTCCTTAGGCTCGCCGACCTCTAAGAGGTGACCCTTGGCTATTATGCCCACCCTGTCGGAGACATATTCTATCTCAAGCATATTATGCGACGAGAGCAGGAAGCTCATGCCCTCCTCGGAAGCGAGCTTTTTGAGCATACGCCTTACATCGAGTGCGTTTATGATATCAAGACCCGAGGTGGGCTCATCGAATATCGCAAGCGCCGGTGTCGGCATGATAGCAC from Ruminococcus sp. NK3A76 includes these protein-coding regions:
- a CDS encoding DUF1667 domain-containing protein is translated as MTKELICINCPMGCALTAEVENNEVISVKGNTCPRGEKYAKTELIAPVRTVTTTMMTDSGKPIPVKTQSPVPKEKIFDVVAAIKAQTARLPVSMGDVVLSDAAGTGVDIVCGRSML
- a CDS encoding TraB/GumN family protein, encoding MFRKTKAFLSLITAAVMLTSCSLGGGSSSSSSESSLSDDSSTTTTRATVTLPQDNTSVSDSSSQPDEQTHEDITPLMWKVTSSDGHEMTLIGTMHALSDDCYPLPDRITERYNAAEVVACEMDLYAFSKDLTTQLNLTNQALYSDSGETIAQHLSAETVDGLTAFLEKADGAGTMDKYKKYKPWMLLTVCETYVVRALGLDPYKGLDITLSTQAHEDGKEVYEVEGADFQFDMLMNFSDELYDLLLGGYNGDSYEAVVENNREMYAAWKSGDIETVTQLVTGEFDAESKGFENDEQKKLFEKYAKEMFYDRNTGMADAAEKLLKEHNNTFFMVGLAHFLNEGGIIDLLQKKGYTVEQI
- a CDS encoding ABC transporter permease — encoded protein: MKFMILFKKELKEMLTLTTLMTMIFTVVAMVMAGSAMSGAVEEAQEASGEITICNLDDTEFTKAVLSFLENPAGGEKNDVKYVDVKGDDYASELDRLDIKNVVIIPEGFSKSIENNEQATLLYITKMNSLSTMSNVSTGSSNAVSLINAAVKSAFYSSKVNSGALLDKEVTMLEAPVTVEETTIVGDKSEKVSAALVVSATQMSNMFLPIMVFVLVIYSSQMILNAVANEKLDKTLETLLSAPVSRLSVLSAKMLAAGVVAGLNAIVYMFGMNKMTSSLSNMTSESVDNLDEILKNLGLTMSVGDYVLVGIQMFLTILITLSVSLVLGVLVKDSKSAQSYIMPISLLAMIPYMLSMFVDISTLSPALKYVVYAIPFTHTFMATQNVMLGKMSLFWGGFAYQAVLLVVCMGFAVKVFTSDRIFTMTLSFGKKKQKEASNED